A portion of the Cryptomeria japonica chromosome 5, Sugi_1.0, whole genome shotgun sequence genome contains these proteins:
- the LOC131067332 gene encoding antimicrobial peptide 1-like produces the protein MKNTSALKYLGILLVCLLFVRPSVGSYFSVWAGSGCSNQAATYSNCGCTNVASNLHGGYQFVYQGQTAAAYNAANCDGVAHTRFTSSVSGCTAFGWNSFFIQC, from the coding sequence ATGAAGAATACTAGTGCTTTGAAATACTTAGGAATATTGCTTGTATGCCTCTTGTTTGTAAGGCCTTCTGTGGGTAGTTATTTTAGTGTATGGGCAGGTTCTGGTTGTAGTAACCAGGCTGCTACTTACAGTAACTGTGGGTGTACTAATGTAGCCAGCAATTTGCATGGAGGATATCAGTTTGTATACCAAGGACAAACTGCCGCTGCTTATAATGCTGCTAATTGTGATGGCGTAGCACATACTCGCTTTACTAGCAGTGTAAGCGGCTGCACCGCTTTTGGCTGGAACAGCTTCTTCATTCAGTGCTGA